The following coding sequences are from one Methanosarcina sp. WWM596 window:
- a CDS encoding rRNA maturation protein has product MLVTSSRKPSAKTRTLCKLLSRFIAGRSISRGKMGMQELLEFAEGGPFIVVGEYHGNPGELGFYDDTGKLLFSLRFSDWYSEEIDSYWFPDVEPGIAGKGEIADAFESFFHFNRVESDKVDQLPPRSTLMAAGEKEIDFMGSGKSLFKLTVKGFKKY; this is encoded by the coding sequence ATGTTAGTTACTTCTTCTCGCAAACCTTCTGCAAAGACCCGGACGCTTTGCAAACTTCTTTCGCGCTTTATTGCCGGCAGAAGTATTTCCCGCGGTAAGATGGGCATGCAGGAGCTTCTGGAGTTTGCAGAGGGTGGTCCTTTCATAGTCGTAGGAGAGTACCACGGAAACCCCGGGGAACTCGGCTTTTATGACGATACAGGGAAACTTCTTTTTTCTCTAAGGTTTTCGGACTGGTATTCTGAGGAAATCGATTCTTACTGGTTTCCAGATGTTGAACCGGGAATTGCAGGTAAGGGAGAGATTGCGGACGCATTTGAGTCTTTTTTCCATTTTAACAGGGTCGAAAGCGATAAAGTCGATCAGCTCCCCCCCCGTTCCACATTGATGGCGGCAGGAGAAAAAGAGATCGATTTTATGGGCAGTGGGAAGTCCCTTTTTAAGCTGACTGTCAAAGGTTTCAAAAAGTACTGA